A genomic segment from Triticum dicoccoides isolate Atlit2015 ecotype Zavitan chromosome 1A, WEW_v2.0, whole genome shotgun sequence encodes:
- the LOC119357312 gene encoding 50S ribosomal protein L28, chloroplastic-like: MASISMMCSYTVSMPAAARAPLRRANASLGFATSQLAGLSLGLTSTATAVSLPTKNTIVARRICPFLEKKTNRANKVSFSNHKTKKQQFVNLQYKKLWWEAGKRYVKLRLSTKALKTIEKHGLDAVAKKAGIDLNKK, encoded by the exons ATGGCGTCCATCTCCATGATGTGCTCCTACACCGTCTCCATGCCCGCCGCCGCCAGGGCTCCGCTCCGCCgcgccaacgcctcgctcgggttcgccACCTCGCAGCTCGCCGGCCTCAGCCTCGGCCTCACCTCCACGGCCACCGCGGTCTCCCTCCCCACCAAGAACACCATCGTCGCGC GCCGGATCTGccccttcttggagaagaagacgaaCCGGGCCAACAAGGTGTCCTTCTCCAACCACAAGACCAAGAAGCAGCAATTTGTGAACCTGCAGTACAAGAAGCTGTGGTGGGAGGCCGGCAAGCGCTACGTCAAGCTCCGCCTCTCCACCAAGGCCCTCAAGACCATCGAGAAGCACGGCCTCGACGCCGTTGCCAAGAAGGCAGGGATCGACCTCAACAAGAAATGA
- the LOC119357322 gene encoding peroxisomal membrane protein PEX14-like isoform X1, producing MDSNQPSQPPQAADAAGAGEKQLAFEAPPQPVREEYVQNAVKFLSHPKVRGSAVVYRRSFLQNKGLTADEIDEAFRRVPDPPPTTASPPTQTQAQSPVPAAAPQAYAAGPIVVAAPQPRLTWYRAFIAAGLLLGFGASAAVFVKKLLLPRLKSWIRRVVAEGHEATELKVKIDEETREAVKASATAVSAIAQTNRELLASKDEEKKILVTLTQALDSQAKVLKSLSESLSHSRDSVNITREDRFSHYRPLEEHAPSATRNGPVSTPWRPPQQPNMYGAPNSDFGSGRPSFAPAPTEPTSGSYSRSYVEQTVQRGDNRSSGTKTQQALEMLQHAEQKLAYRSNAYLSEDGSYSQAQDNHAPSYHQNGKAPDFHAEEPRPLAYSSGVVERPPPQRQWVPPQPPGVAMPEAAAAIRQQKSLTKQPSSDTSEAAGEVQVNGAASSPSVPAAEVPVNGSAASDAGRSEIEEQAEAAA from the exons ATGGACTCCAATCAGCCGTCGCAGCCGCCGCAAG CAGCAGatgccgccggcgccggcgagaaGCAGCTGGCTTTCGAGGCGCCGCCGCAGCCGGTGAGGGAGGAGTACGTGCAGAACGCCGTCAAGTTCCTGTCCCACCCCAAGGTCAGGGGCTCCGCCGTCGTCTACCGCCGCTCCTTCCTCCAGAACAAGGGCCTCACCGCCGACGAGATCGACGAGGCCTTCCGACGAGTCCCC GACCCGCCGCCCACCACCGCGTCCCCTCCCACCCAGACCCAGGCCCAGTCCCCTGTCCCAGCCGCCGCCCCGCAAGCTTACGCGGCAGGGCCCATCGTCGTCGCCGCGCCGCAGCCCAGGCTCACCTGGTACCGCGCCTTCATCGCCGCCGGGCTGCTGCTCGGCTTCGGAGCCAGCGCCGCAGTCTTTGTCAAG AAGCTGCTCCTTCCCAGGCTCAAGTCATGGATCCGCAGGGTCGTCGCCGAGGGCCATGAGGCGACCGAGCTCAAGGTCAAGATCGACGAGGAGACCAGGGAGGCCGTCAAGGCCTCCGCGACGGCCGTTTCCGCCATCGCTCAGACCAACCGGGAGTTGCTCGCTTCCAAGGACGAAG AAAAGAAGATACTTGTGACTTTGACGCAAGCCCTGGATTCCCAAGCAAAGGTGTTGAAATCATTGAGTGAGTCGTTGAGCCATAGCAGGGACTCCGTAAATATTACAAGGGAGGATAGGTTTTCGCACTACCGCCCACTGGAAGAGCATGCCCCCTCCGCCACAAGGAATG GGCCTGTTAGCACTCCATGGAGACCTCCTCAG CAACCTAATATGTATGGTGCCCCAAACAGTGACTTTGGCTCAG GGAGGCCTTCGTTTGCGCCAGCACCTACTGAACCTACCTCCGGGTCATATTCAAGATCTTATGTCGAG CAGACGGTGCAGCGAGGGGATAATAGATCTTCTGGGACCAAG ACGCAGCAGGCATTGGAGATGCTGCAACACGCAGAACAAAAGCTTGCTTATAGATCCAACGCCTACTTGAGCGAGGATGGATCATACTCCCAAGCTCAGGACAACCATGCCCCCTCGTACCACCAGAACGGGAAGGCCCCTGATTTCCATGCAGAGGAGCCGAGGCCGCTGGCGTACAGCAGCGGTGTTGTGGAAAGGCCGCCGCCTCAGCGTCAATGGGTCCCCCCTCAGCCTCCAGGTGTCGCCATGCCAGAAGCGGCGGCTGCTATTCGTCAACAGAAGTCTCTTACGAAGCAACCGTCTAGCGACACGTCCGAGGCTGCTGGTGAGGTGCAGGTGAACGGTGCCGCGAGCTCGCCTTCCGTCCCCGCCGCTGAAGTGCCGGTTAATGGGAGTGCCGCAAGTGATGCTGGACGCAGCGAGATCGAAGAGCAGGCGGAAGCTGCTGCTTAG
- the LOC119357322 gene encoding peroxisomal membrane protein PEX14-like isoform X3 — translation MDSNQPSQPPQADAAGAGEKQLAFEAPPQPVREEYVQNAVKFLSHPKVRGSAVVYRRSFLQNKGLTADEIDEAFRRVPDPPPTTASPPTQTQAQSPVPAAAPQAYAAGPIVVAAPQPRLTWYRAFIAAGLLLGFGASAAVFVKKLLLPRLKSWIRRVVAEGHEATELKVKIDEETREAVKASATAVSAIAQTNRELLASKDEEKKILVTLTQALDSQAKVLKSLSESLSHSRDSVNITREDRFSHYRPLEEHAPSATRNGPVSTPWRPPQQPNMYGAPNSDFGSGRPSFAPAPTEPTSGSYSRSYVEQTVQRGDNRSSGTKTQQALEMLQHAEQKLAYRSNAYLSEDGSYSQAQDNHAPSYHQNGKAPDFHAEEPRPLAYSSGVVERPPPQRQWVPPQPPGVAMPEAAAAIRQQKSLTKQPSSDTSEAAGEVQVNGAASSPSVPAAEVPVNGSAASDAGRSEIEEQAEAAA, via the exons ATGGACTCCAATCAGCCGTCGCAGCCGCCGCAAG CAGatgccgccggcgccggcgagaaGCAGCTGGCTTTCGAGGCGCCGCCGCAGCCGGTGAGGGAGGAGTACGTGCAGAACGCCGTCAAGTTCCTGTCCCACCCCAAGGTCAGGGGCTCCGCCGTCGTCTACCGCCGCTCCTTCCTCCAGAACAAGGGCCTCACCGCCGACGAGATCGACGAGGCCTTCCGACGAGTCCCC GACCCGCCGCCCACCACCGCGTCCCCTCCCACCCAGACCCAGGCCCAGTCCCCTGTCCCAGCCGCCGCCCCGCAAGCTTACGCGGCAGGGCCCATCGTCGTCGCCGCGCCGCAGCCCAGGCTCACCTGGTACCGCGCCTTCATCGCCGCCGGGCTGCTGCTCGGCTTCGGAGCCAGCGCCGCAGTCTTTGTCAAG AAGCTGCTCCTTCCCAGGCTCAAGTCATGGATCCGCAGGGTCGTCGCCGAGGGCCATGAGGCGACCGAGCTCAAGGTCAAGATCGACGAGGAGACCAGGGAGGCCGTCAAGGCCTCCGCGACGGCCGTTTCCGCCATCGCTCAGACCAACCGGGAGTTGCTCGCTTCCAAGGACGAAG AAAAGAAGATACTTGTGACTTTGACGCAAGCCCTGGATTCCCAAGCAAAGGTGTTGAAATCATTGAGTGAGTCGTTGAGCCATAGCAGGGACTCCGTAAATATTACAAGGGAGGATAGGTTTTCGCACTACCGCCCACTGGAAGAGCATGCCCCCTCCGCCACAAGGAATG GGCCTGTTAGCACTCCATGGAGACCTCCTCAG CAACCTAATATGTATGGTGCCCCAAACAGTGACTTTGGCTCAG GGAGGCCTTCGTTTGCGCCAGCACCTACTGAACCTACCTCCGGGTCATATTCAAGATCTTATGTCGAG CAGACGGTGCAGCGAGGGGATAATAGATCTTCTGGGACCAAG ACGCAGCAGGCATTGGAGATGCTGCAACACGCAGAACAAAAGCTTGCTTATAGATCCAACGCCTACTTGAGCGAGGATGGATCATACTCCCAAGCTCAGGACAACCATGCCCCCTCGTACCACCAGAACGGGAAGGCCCCTGATTTCCATGCAGAGGAGCCGAGGCCGCTGGCGTACAGCAGCGGTGTTGTGGAAAGGCCGCCGCCTCAGCGTCAATGGGTCCCCCCTCAGCCTCCAGGTGTCGCCATGCCAGAAGCGGCGGCTGCTATTCGTCAACAGAAGTCTCTTACGAAGCAACCGTCTAGCGACACGTCCGAGGCTGCTGGTGAGGTGCAGGTGAACGGTGCCGCGAGCTCGCCTTCCGTCCCCGCCGCTGAAGTGCCGGTTAATGGGAGTGCCGCAAGTGATGCTGGACGCAGCGAGATCGAAGAGCAGGCGGAAGCTGCTGCTTAG
- the LOC119357322 gene encoding peroxisomal membrane protein PEX14-like isoform X2, translated as MDSNQPSQPPQAADAAGAGEKQLAFEAPPQPVREEYVQNAVKFLSHPKVRGSAVVYRRSFLQNKGLTADEIDEAFRRVPDPPPTTASPPTQTQAQSPVPAAAPQAYAAGPIVVAAPQPRLTWYRAFIAAGLLLGFGASAAVFVKKLLLPRLKSWIRRVVAEGHEATELKVKIDEETREAVKASATAVSAIAQTNRELLASKDEEKKILVTLTQALDSQAKVLKSLSESLSHSRDSVNITREDRFSHYRPLEEHAPSATRNGPVSTPWRPPQQPNMYGAPNSDFGSGRPSFAPAPTEPTSGSYSRSYVETVQRGDNRSSGTKTQQALEMLQHAEQKLAYRSNAYLSEDGSYSQAQDNHAPSYHQNGKAPDFHAEEPRPLAYSSGVVERPPPQRQWVPPQPPGVAMPEAAAAIRQQKSLTKQPSSDTSEAAGEVQVNGAASSPSVPAAEVPVNGSAASDAGRSEIEEQAEAAA; from the exons ATGGACTCCAATCAGCCGTCGCAGCCGCCGCAAG CAGCAGatgccgccggcgccggcgagaaGCAGCTGGCTTTCGAGGCGCCGCCGCAGCCGGTGAGGGAGGAGTACGTGCAGAACGCCGTCAAGTTCCTGTCCCACCCCAAGGTCAGGGGCTCCGCCGTCGTCTACCGCCGCTCCTTCCTCCAGAACAAGGGCCTCACCGCCGACGAGATCGACGAGGCCTTCCGACGAGTCCCC GACCCGCCGCCCACCACCGCGTCCCCTCCCACCCAGACCCAGGCCCAGTCCCCTGTCCCAGCCGCCGCCCCGCAAGCTTACGCGGCAGGGCCCATCGTCGTCGCCGCGCCGCAGCCCAGGCTCACCTGGTACCGCGCCTTCATCGCCGCCGGGCTGCTGCTCGGCTTCGGAGCCAGCGCCGCAGTCTTTGTCAAG AAGCTGCTCCTTCCCAGGCTCAAGTCATGGATCCGCAGGGTCGTCGCCGAGGGCCATGAGGCGACCGAGCTCAAGGTCAAGATCGACGAGGAGACCAGGGAGGCCGTCAAGGCCTCCGCGACGGCCGTTTCCGCCATCGCTCAGACCAACCGGGAGTTGCTCGCTTCCAAGGACGAAG AAAAGAAGATACTTGTGACTTTGACGCAAGCCCTGGATTCCCAAGCAAAGGTGTTGAAATCATTGAGTGAGTCGTTGAGCCATAGCAGGGACTCCGTAAATATTACAAGGGAGGATAGGTTTTCGCACTACCGCCCACTGGAAGAGCATGCCCCCTCCGCCACAAGGAATG GGCCTGTTAGCACTCCATGGAGACCTCCTCAG CAACCTAATATGTATGGTGCCCCAAACAGTGACTTTGGCTCAG GGAGGCCTTCGTTTGCGCCAGCACCTACTGAACCTACCTCCGGGTCATATTCAAGATCTTATGTCGAG ACGGTGCAGCGAGGGGATAATAGATCTTCTGGGACCAAG ACGCAGCAGGCATTGGAGATGCTGCAACACGCAGAACAAAAGCTTGCTTATAGATCCAACGCCTACTTGAGCGAGGATGGATCATACTCCCAAGCTCAGGACAACCATGCCCCCTCGTACCACCAGAACGGGAAGGCCCCTGATTTCCATGCAGAGGAGCCGAGGCCGCTGGCGTACAGCAGCGGTGTTGTGGAAAGGCCGCCGCCTCAGCGTCAATGGGTCCCCCCTCAGCCTCCAGGTGTCGCCATGCCAGAAGCGGCGGCTGCTATTCGTCAACAGAAGTCTCTTACGAAGCAACCGTCTAGCGACACGTCCGAGGCTGCTGGTGAGGTGCAGGTGAACGGTGCCGCGAGCTCGCCTTCCGTCCCCGCCGCTGAAGTGCCGGTTAATGGGAGTGCCGCAAGTGATGCTGGACGCAGCGAGATCGAAGAGCAGGCGGAAGCTGCTGCTTAG